CGAGCAGGGCAGGCCGCTCAAGTTCTCACATACGCTGGTGGCGTGGCAGGCCAATGCCCCGGCCATCGGTTTCTACGCGCTGATCCTGGCGCTGTTGCTGGCGGTGTGGGTGCGGGTGTCCGTGGTGGTGGTCGCCCTATTCTTCACGGGCGAACTTCCCTACGAAGGCGGGCTGCTCGCGCAACTGGCCTCCACCCCCGAAGGGTGGGTCTTCATGGCCGCGTACTGCGCTGCCGGCTTGGGCTTTGCACTGTTGGTGTTCGCCACGAGCGTGGTCTCGGTCCCCATGCTCCTCGACTGGCACGGCATGGACACCCTGACAGCCATGATCACCAGCTTCAACGTCCTGCGCAGCAACTTCAGGGTCATGCTGCTGTGGGCTGGGTTGATCGTTCTTCTGATCGGCGCGGGGATCTTCACGTGGTATCTGGGACTGGTCATCACCGGACCTCTGATCGGGCACGCCTCATGGCATGCCTACCGGGAAGCGGTAGCGCGAGACACTTGAGGAAAAGGACCGCCGCGGCGGCAAATGCAACAGCCGCACTGAACGAAATGCTTTGTCCGCGGTCATCCGTGGGGGTAACATCTTGTTCGAATGAGCGT
The sequence above is drawn from the Betaproteobacteria bacterium genome and encodes:
- a CDS encoding DUF2189 domain-containing protein, with protein sequence MSQPSELSERDNISVPKVRQVASGAPWRWVHKAVADMKAAPGPSLFYGGVFAIMGLLLQSFVGVAALELALVTGFLLVAPFLAIGLYDISRTREQGRPLKFSHTLVAWQANAPAIGFYALILALLLAVWVRVSVVVVALFFTGELPYEGGLLAQLASTPEGWVFMAAYCAAGLGFALLVFATSVVSVPMLLDWHGMDTLTAMITSFNVLRSNFRVMLLWAGLIVLLIGAGIFTWYLGLVITGPLIGHASWHAYREAVARDT